The window GATGCCAGATCAGCGGGGGTTCTACCCAAGGGAAATTCAGCAGATGGGTCTGTCAACGCTCCAGGAGATGCACCTAAAGAGACAAGACCAACAACAGTCTTCTCCCTGTAAGATAAAAGCCTATTAGCAAGCTGCTCATTCTGTTGGAAGCTTTTTACGGGAATTAAATGATGATTGCACTACTTAATAAGATTACTAATGTCACCCAAGATAAAATGAAAGTAAGAAGTTACTTAGAgcctgtttggacataagaaatttttcactttttttcgaaattttttcttttttcttttaaatcagcgtttggtcataaatttttcaaatttcacttagaagatgcattttggaattcttcgaaaatttgaaaaacttcaaaaagcaatttttcaaaattttcactcagatcactcacaaaacttcaaatacaacccaaaattatattcatgtccaaacacaactctaattttcaaataccatattcactttgaaaaaaaattcactttattttcgaattttacaattcttatgtccaaacgcccacttagtcTTTAGATTTAAATTTGCTTTCAGCTTTCCGACTTGTCAATAGCAGATATGGAATAGATCCTTTAGACTTGGGTATTTCTACAGCTATAGCAGAATTCattaaagaaaatcagttttGATTGCCATGCCACCAATCATCACAATGAAATCCAGCTAATCTACATTCTTTTCTACATTGCTTGGACTACAAACAAAAGGAAATGGACTTTATTGATGTTTGCTTAATTGCTTTAGGATGGCActagtcttttttcttttttgtattgaaCTCTAAGGTAACTACCAAGACATATTCAAAAGTGTTAGGATCTCAACAAAACTTAGGCCAGTTCTATCGGCCAAAGATCTCTTTTTGTTAAATGTTAACTATCAAAATTTCAGTTATGAAACAAAAATCACAGGACAATCAACACAGAACAGTGAGAATTGGCCACTGACTTGCTAAGTGAAGCATAAATGAGGAACTGAAAAATCAATCTATGGAGTATTTACCTGCCATAGAATGCAGCCCAATGAAGTGCAGTCCATCCATTCATGTCACGAAAATCCACACTTACCCCTGATGCTAAAATTGGCTTTAAGGCCCAATCATAACCAAGTGCAGCTGCCAAATGAAGTACACCTTGACCTTCATCATCAATAGCAGTTCGCCCTCTGCCATCATCAGTAACTTGGCGAACCAGCCATGCATAGAAATTCTGCTTCAGCTTTCTTTCAAGAAATAGATCCTCTTTCACTCCGCATTGGGATGTATCATGGTCTGACGCTCTCTCAATCATCTGCTGATTCTCTTCCTCCATCATACAGATGATTCTATTCACTGTACTTTGTTTCTCCTTAGCAGCCTCCATACTATCAGAACTGTGACAACTACTAAGTGGTTCCAAGGACAATAAACTTTCAATTCGTTCAAGGAGATGCATCTCAGTTGCAGAAACATTGGCAGCACCAAATTCCTGATAAGCTCCAAGTCTGTATTCGAATTCTCTGACTTCACTACAAGCCAATCTATTTGAACATGTCACATAAAAAGGAAGTACTCCTGGTTTGTGGGGGGGAGCATGACAACGAAGTACCCCATCTGCTAAAACCTCTGCGGGGACCTCTATTTCCCCAAACATACATGACCACTTGCACTCTATCAGCTCGCCTTCACTCTTAAGAAATCTACCAGTAATCAATACCTGCTTTGTGTGTCGAAAAATCAGAATTTGAAAAGTCATCTAATATCTTTCAGTAAGTAAATTTCAATTCCTTAGCTAAAATAATGAGATTATGCACAATCTAGGCTATTGAATAATTGGTTGCATGATTGTGAAAGCTTGGGTGGCAATAAACAGTACGCAGGAAGGTCAAGAGAGGTAATTGCATTTGATAGAAAAAGTGGATACTAAGTCATGAAACTACTGCAAATCAATAGAGATTTCAGACAACAGGCGCAAGCAGTGCCAATCTAGCACTCACGCTAGAGAACATAAAAGCCAAATGCTTCATAATTTACCTTCGTTTCCAAGTTTGAATAAGCCCAATTAGGCGAAAAATCAATGATACTGAAGACCTGCTCCTGGGAAAGTGAGGGATTCAGTGAATCTGAATCCACGTGCAGTTGGGTGGGTAGACAGGAACCATCATCCAAAGTATCTATAACATTCCATGAAATTCGATTAGTAGGCTGCATATGCAACTCCTCAACATCCTCAAGCTCTTTCACAACCCATCGGGAGAAACTGTCAACTTTTTTCAGGCCCTCTTCCATTTTTACACTGTTCAAATGAGGTTGTTTGATCGTATAATAGTCTCCAAGCCCTAGCATATCCATACTATTTTCTTGATTGAAGTCACCTTGAACTTCCACGAGTGAATTCAGATATTGAATATTCAATTGTGTTAGCTGCTCTTCTTGCTCATCAGGATACAAGTACGATTGCCCCCTACCAGTATATAGGTCTGAAGATAGGTTTTTGTTGTGAAAACTATTTACCAAATCATGGCTCGAATCTCCAATCAAATCCTGATTGACAATTTGTCCATGAAACTGCGATGCAGAGTCTCCAAAAGAATACTGATAAATTAAAACAAAGAAGCAAAGTTTAGCACATCATTGAAGAATAAGGAAGCCTGGTAAATAAAAGGATGAGAAACAAGGGCAAggagaagataaaataaataatttccaaattCAGACTCTAAGTAAAAGATTGGAGCTGCCGAGACACATGCTCACGAACACATTCTTAAATTGTCTAAAATAGGTACTTATTTGCCACAAGAAACGGGCAGCATTCAATTTAACGCAAGAAAATATCATACATGCGAGTCTTGGTTAttagaaaaatttatttttttaagaaagcAAAATAGAAATCTTCTAAATTTAAACAAAATGGATGCATAAGAATCCTGGAAGATTCCGTTAATTTCTAAAATACAAGTGCTTAGTAGATCCAGATTTACAAACCTACGAGTTGACTGGAGATGTCAGCTAACAGTGGAATGACTCCAAAAGAGCAGCTCAAAAGAGTTAGAATGAGGATAGGTATTGGTTTTGTACTTAAACCAATAATGTTGATCAATAATATAATGTAATAATGTAAAAAAAGGACCTTAAACAGCTTTACCTGCCAATTTCTTTGGACTGACAAATTGTTCTTAAAATCATCTTGGCATACCATCTCACCTACAAAATACTTGGTTAAAGCCCAATTCATTTCCGAAAATGATACCAGAAAGGCTCTGAAGCGATTTAGTACCATTTGAACAATGCTGAGAAACTGGTTCCTGAGATCCCAAATCAATTGTTCTTTGAGGACCAGATGCAAAATTACCACGACCACACTTTCCACCTCCATCTATACTGGAAAGTGATGTATACTCCACTGCAACAATAATTAAAAACttttaaacataaaataaacaatcaaag of the Nicotiana tabacum cultivar K326 chromosome 7, ASM71507v2, whole genome shotgun sequence genome contains:
- the LOC142161657 gene encoding calmodulin-binding transcription activator 2-like isoform X2, with amino-acid sequence MADCGSDPPGFRLDITQILSEVQHRWLRPAEICEILRNYRKFHITPEAPHRPVSGSVFLFDRKVLRYFRKDGHNWRKKKDGKTVKEAHEKLKVGSIDVLHCYYAHGEEDDNFQRRSYWMLEQDLMHIVFVHYLEVKGNKANVGCVRSIKSAHSNYLNDCSLSDSFPRSLKKLASVNADSTSVASTLTSAHEEAESEDSHQACSRFQSYPERASGMDRHLVENRDAIYSSYGSPQSSVEYTSLSSIDGGGKCGRGNFASGPQRTIDLGSQEPVSQHCSNGEMVCQDDFKNNLSVQRNWQYSFGDSASQFHGQIVNQDLIGDSSHDLVNSFHNKNLSSDLYTGRGQSYLYPDEQEEQLTQLNIQYLNSLVEVQGDFNQENSMDMLGLGDYYTIKQPHLNSVKMEEGLKKVDSFSRWVVKELEDVEELHMQPTNRISWNVIDTLDDGSCLPTQLHVDSDSLNPSLSQEQVFSIIDFSPNWAYSNLETKVLITGRFLKSEGELIECKWSCMFGEIEVPAEVLADGVLRCHAPPHKPGVLPFYVTCSNRLACSEVREFEYRLGAYQEFGAANVSATEMHLLERIESLLSLEPLSSCHSSDSMEAAKEKQSTVNRIICMMEEENQQMIERASDHDTSQCGVKEDLFLERKLKQNFYAWLVRQVTDDGRGRTAIDDEGQGVLHLAAALGYDWALKPILASGVSVDFRDMNGWTALHWAAFYGREKTVVGLVSLGASPGALTDPSAEFPLGRTPADLASANGHKGISGFLAESSLTTHLSKLTVTDATEELASEVSGAKVGETVTERVAVTTTGDDMPDVLSLKDSLAAIRNATQAAARIHQIFRVQSFQRKQIIECSDNELSSDENALSIVASRACKLGQNNGIAHAAATQIQKKFRGWNKRKEFLLIRQKIVKIQAHVRGHQVRKKYKPIIWSVGILEKVILRWRRKRSGLRGFRSEVVMNKPIIQDDSLPEDDYDFLKEGRKHTEVRMQKALARVKSMTQYPEGRAQYRRLLTAAEGLREVKVLTC
- the LOC142161657 gene encoding calmodulin-binding transcription activator 2-like isoform X3, with product MADCGSDPPGFRLDITQILSEVQHRWLRPAEICEILRNYRKFHITPEAPHRPVSGSVFLFDRKVLRYFRKDGHNWRKKKDGKTVKEAHEKLKVGSIDVLHCYYAHGEEDDNFQRRSYWMLEQDLMHIVFVHYLEVKGNKANVGCVRSIKSAHSNYLNDCSLSDSFPRSLKKLASVNADSTSVASTLTSAHEEAESEDSHQACSRFQSYPERASGMDRHLVENRDAIYSSYGSPQSSVEYTSLSSIDGGGKCGRGNFASGPQRTIDLGSQEPVSQHCSNGEMVCQDDFKNNLSVQRNWQYSFGDSASQFHGQIVNQDLIGDSSHDLVNSFHNKNLSSDLYTGRGQSYLYPDEQEEQLTQLNIQYLNSLVEVQGDFNQENSMDMLGLGDYYTIKQPHLNSVKMEEGLKKVDSFSRWVVKELEDVEELHMQPTNRISWNVIDTLDDGSCLPTQLHVDSDSLNPSLSQEQVFSIIDFSPNWAYSNLETKVLITGRFLKSEGELIECKWSCMFGEIEVPAEVLADGVLRCHAPPHKPGVLPFYVTCSNRLACSEVREFEYRLGAYQEFGAANVSATEMHLLERIESLLSLEPLSSCHSSDSMEAAKEKQSTVNRIICMMEEENQQMIERASDHDTSQCGVKEDLFLERKLKQNFYAWLVRQVTDDGRGRTAIDDEGQGVLHLAAALGYDWALKPILASGVSVDFRDMNGWTALHWAAFYGREKTVVGLVSLGASPGALTDPSAEFPLGRTPADLASANGHKGISGFLAESSLTTHLSKLTVTDATEELASEVSGAKVGETVTERVAVTTTGDDMPDVLSLKDSLAAIRNATQAAARIHQIFRVQSFQRKQIIECSDNELSSDENALSIVASRACKLGQNNGIAHAAATQIQKKFRGWNKRKEFLLIRQKIVKIQAHVRGHQVRKKYKPIIWSVGILEKVILRWRRKRSGLRGFRSEVVMNKPIIQDDSLPEDDYDFLKEGRKHTEVRMQKALARVKSMTQYPEGRAQYRRLLTAAEGLREVK
- the LOC142161657 gene encoding calmodulin-binding transcription activator 2-like isoform X4 — translated: MLEQDLMHIVFVHYLEVKGNKANVGCVRSIKSAHSNYLNDCSLSDSFPRSLKKLASVNADSTSVASTLTSAHEEAESEDSHQACSRFQSYPERASGMDRHLVENRDAIYSSYGSPQSSVEYTSLSSIDGGGKCGRGNFASGPQRTIDLGSQEPVSQHCSNGEMVCQDDFKNNLSVQRNWQYSFGDSASQFHGQIVNQDLIGDSSHDLVNSFHNKNLSSDLYTGRGQSYLYPDEQEEQLTQLNIQYLNSLVEVQGDFNQENSMDMLGLGDYYTIKQPHLNSVKMEEGLKKVDSFSRWVVKELEDVEELHMQPTNRISWNVIDTLDDGSCLPTQLHVDSDSLNPSLSQEQVFSIIDFSPNWAYSNLETKVLITGRFLKSEGELIECKWSCMFGEIEVPAEVLADGVLRCHAPPHKPGVLPFYVTCSNRLACSEVREFEYRLGAYQEFGAANVSATEMHLLERIESLLSLEPLSSCHSSDSMEAAKEKQSTVNRIICMMEEENQQMIERASDHDTSQCGVKEDLFLERKLKQNFYAWLVRQVTDDGRGRTAIDDEGQGVLHLAAALGYDWALKPILASGVSVDFRDMNGWTALHWAAFYGREKTVVGLVSLGASPGALTDPSAEFPLGRTPADLASANGHKGISGFLAESSLTTHLSKLTVTDATEELASEVSGAKVGETVTERVAVTTTGDDMPDVLSLKDSLAAIRNATQAAARIHQIFRVQSFQRKQIIECSDNELSSDENALSIVASRACKLGQNNGIAHAAATQIQKKFRGWNKRKEFLLIRQKIVKIQAHVRGHQVRKKYKPIIWSVGILEKVILRWRRKRSGLRGFRSEVVMNKPIIQDDSLPEDDYDFLKEGRKHTEVRMQKALARVKSMTQYPEGRAQYRRLLTAAEGLREVKPDGPTCILESPEDTSYPEEELFDVENLLDDDTFMSIAFE